A genomic region of Branchiostoma lanceolatum isolate klBraLanc5 chromosome 4, klBraLanc5.hap2, whole genome shotgun sequence contains the following coding sequences:
- the LOC136432061 gene encoding activated RNA polymerase II transcriptional coactivator p15-like, protein MDGMSDGSKPKLQIDDGNGVLKIRFPIGQNVFVTVGRFNGKAVLSVRQFYQAHPEQEDVWGAYSVPRRVLPGKKGIDLNPQQWQTIETVAGKVEVALQVVIEDKSFLKSDLQTKISSD, encoded by the exons ATGGATGGCATGAGCGACGGATCGAAGCCGAAACTCCAGATAGACGACGGGAATGGCGTGTTGAAAATCAGGTTTCCCATTGGGCAAAACGTCTTCGTCACCGTCGGTCGCTTCAACGGGAAGGCCGTGCTGTCCGTGCGGCAATTCTATCAGGCACATCCCGAACAGGAGGATGTGTGGGGGGCTT ACTCAGTACCCAGAAGAGTCTTGCCTGGCAAGAAAGGGATCGACCTCAACCCACAGCAGTGGCAGACGATAGAGACCGTTGCTGGCAAGGTAGAGGTGGCCCTGCAAGTCGTCATCGAAGACAAGTCGTTCCTGAAAAGCGACCTCCAAACGAAGATTTCTAGTGACTGA